From Columba livia isolate bColLiv1 breed racing homer chromosome 5, bColLiv1.pat.W.v2, whole genome shotgun sequence, one genomic window encodes:
- the SMIM38 gene encoding small integral membrane protein 38, with protein MESALLMGLLVVIILIRFILWSCLSAYIDYKLSRRFPDAIKED; from the coding sequence ATGGAATCAGCCCTTTTGATGGGTTTGCTGGTTGTAATTATATTAATACGATTCATTTTGTGGTCCTGTCTTAGTGCTTATATAGATTATAAACTGTCCCGAAGGTTTCCTGATGCAATAAAAGAGGACTAA